The genomic DNA CCGGCCTGTCCGGCTGAGCAAGGGATGACGCAGGATCGGGATCGGAGGCAAGCGGCTCCGATTGATGTATCAAGGGCTGATATGTGCCGATATGGGGCTTGAATTGCTCGGCCGTGATGAACAGCCGTGCCGCCTCCTTGCGCGACGGCACACCGAACTTGCGCAGACTGGTGCGGACGCGCTGATCGACCGTATGCTCCGAAATATGGAGCTGACGCGCGATTTCCTTGGAATTGAAGCCCTGCGACACCAGCCGCAGACACTGCTTTTCCCCCTCGCTCAAGGCCGGCAAGGTTTCCACCACTCCGTCAGTCCTCCTGTGCGGGCCTTTGCCGGTCAGAAAAGGACCGGCTTCAAAAGACCCACAACCACCCGCTTTATCGTGCCGATCCAAGGTTGCGATTCGGTTTGCGTCAGACGCTAAAGTGGCACGACCGGGCAGGAAGGTGCAATGTCGATGGCGAATCGGACTCTGCCGCCGCCTATTTCGCGCCCGGCTTCGTCCCCTCCTGCTTCGCCTTGTGCGCGGCGAGCAGCGCGTCGATTTCGAC from Sphingobium sp. CAP-1 includes the following:
- a CDS encoding response regulator transcription factor, whose translation is MDRHDKAGGCGSFEAGPFLTGKGPHRRTDGVVETLPALSEGEKQCLRLVSQGFNSKEIARQLHISEHTVDQRVRTSLRKFGVPSRKEAARLFITAEQFKPHIGTYQPLIHQSEPLASDPDPASSLAQPDRPDEQKERKSLLRRILAFGPPLGGSINELSIDGRILAMIRAAVLTSVGLITLLLLIAGAFKALA